One genomic window of Diospyros lotus cultivar Yz01 chromosome 8, ASM1463336v1, whole genome shotgun sequence includes the following:
- the LOC127808708 gene encoding LOW QUALITY PROTEIN: subtilisin-like protease SBT3 (The sequence of the model RefSeq protein was modified relative to this genomic sequence to represent the inferred CDS: inserted 2 bases in 1 codon) — MRFFINLSLLCLLTWFGFIHHVKSASPLRSTYIVHMDKSLMPKIFATHHQWYSSAIDSLKQPNPKTLDSSHSSPSLVYTYDNVVHGFSAQLSLEELESIKKAPGFVSAYPDKKIKHRTTHTPEFLSLNPSTGIWPASNFGEDVIIGMVDTGVWPESLSFRDDGMSPIPTTWKGICEVGQEFNTSMCNSKLIGARYFNKGLLAANPNLTISMNSARDTYGHGTHTASTAAGNYVKGASFFGYAEGTAVGIAPRARLAIYKVIWDEGAQDSDFLAGIDQAVADGVHVVSLSLGFDYDLPFYENTIAISSFAAMEKGVLVSHAGGNTGPDFASLFDSIPWTLTVAAGNIDRWFAGTLTLGNGLSITGWTTFPARALVVKSPLIYNVTLASCNSTESLAQAPFGVIICEDIDDSFLQLGVISGSKVAAAVFISDNPEWFEMKFFPWPGVVISPTDGVSVIKYAETSENPWASIRFKETILGAKPAPTVASFSXRGPPRTYAGILKPDLMAPGSLVLASWIPTKYAAGIGSNIKLANDYNLLTGTSMACPHASGVAALLKGSHPEWSASAIRSAMMTTANPLDNTNKPIRDSSQNYSFASPLAIGSGHIDPNPALDPGLIYDITPQEYVNLLCYMNYTGKQIMTITRSNLYDCSQPSPDLNYPSFIALYPNGTTTTLVQTFRRTVTNVGDGATTYNAEVIAPVGSSVMISPSKLVFQKKYETKMYSLTIKYESNENGMVTYGALVWIEDNGTHTVRSPIVVSPEITL; from the exons ATGAGATTCTTCATTAACCTTTCTCTGCTCTGTCTCTTGACATGGTTTGGGTTCATTCACCATGTTAAATCAGCTTCCCCACTGCGATCCACCTACATAGTTCATATGGACAAGTCTCTCATGCCCAAAATCTTTGCTACCCACCATCAGTGGTACTCCTCTGCTATTGATTCCCTAAAGCAACCCAATCCCAAAACATTGGACAGCTCTCATTCTTCACCCAGTCTCGTGTACACTTATGACAATGTTGTACATGGTTTTAGTGCACAGTTATCGCTAGAGGAGCTTGAATCTATCAAGAAGGCACCAGGGTTTGTCTCAGCTTATCCTGACAAAAAGATTAAACATCGAACCACTCACACTCCTGAGTTCCTGTCCCTCAATCCTTCAACAGGCATATGGCCAGCTTCTAATTTCGGTGAAGATGTTATTATTGGCATGGTTGACACTGGAGTATGGCCAGAGAGTCTTAGCTTCAGAGACGACGGTATGAGCCCTATTCCGACTACGTGGAAGGGAATATGTGAAGTAGGGCAAGAATTCAACACCTCCATGTGCAACTCAAAGCTCATAGGAGCTCGATATTTCAACAAAGGACTGCTAGCTGCTAACCCAAATTTAACGATAAGTATGAACTCGGCTAGGGACACTTATGGCCATGGTACTCATACTGCATCCACAGCTGCGGGAAATTATGTTAAAGGGGCTTCATTCTTTGGCTATGCTGAAGGAACGGCAGTAGGGATTGCGCCACGAGCTAGATTAGCTATATATAAGGTCATTTGGGACGAAGGAGCCCAAGACTCCGATTTTCTTGCCGGTATAGACCAGGCAGTTGCAGATGGTGTACATGTAGTCTCACTCTCATTGGGATTCGACTATGACCTTCCTTTTTATGAAAACACAATTGCCATATCTTCTTTTGCAGCAATGGAGAAAGGTGTGCTTGTTTCTCATGCAGGCGGAAACACTGGCCCAGACTTTGCATCCTTATTCGACTCAATCCCTTGGACATTGACAGTTGCTGCCGGCAACATCGATCGTTGGTTTGCCGGCACATTAACTTTGGGGAATGGGTTATCGATCACTGGATGGACTACGTTCCCTGCAAGGGCGTTGGTGGTAAAGTCACCACTAATATACAATGTGACCCTAGCATCATGTAATTCCACAGAGTCGTTAGCTCAAGCCCCTTTTGGGGTCATAATATGTGAAGACATCGATGACAGTTTCTTGCAGTTGGGTGTCATTTCTGGCTCCAAAGTTGCGGCTGCTGTATTCATATCCGATAATCCTGAATGGTTTGAGATGAAGTTTTTCCCATGGCCAGGTGTGGTGATAAGCCCAACCGATGGAGTTTCCGTTATCAAATATGCAGAAACTAGTGAAAACCCATGGGCTAGCATAAGGTTCAAAGAGACCATACTAGGAGCAAAGCCTGCACCAACTGTAGCTTCCTTTTC TCGAGGTCCTCCTAGAACTTATGCTGGAATCTTGAAGCCAGATTTAATGGCTCCTGGCTCACTAGTACTAGCCTCTTGGATACCGACGAAATATGCAGCCGGGATTGGCTCCAATATAAAACTGGCTAACGACTACAATCTACTCACTGGCACCTCCATGGCTTGTCCTCATGCTTCTGGAGTGGCTGCACTGTTGAAAGGCTCTCACCCCGAATGGAGTGCATCGGCAATTCGGTCCGCCATGATGACCACAGCGAACCCGCTTGATAACACTAACAAGCCCATTCGAGATAGCAGCCAAAACTATTCATTTGCTTCACCCCTGGCCATTGGTTCTGGCCATATTGATCCAAATCCGGCTCTTGATCCAGGTTTGATATATGATATTACTCCACAAGAGTACGTGAATCTGCTATGCTACATGAATTACACAGGCAAACAAATCATGACAATCACAAGGTCAAATCTTTACGATTGCTCACAGCCATCTCCAGATCTAAACTACCCATCTTTTATCGCACTTTACCCTAACGGAACAACGACGACGTTGGTTCAAACATTTCGAAGGACTGTTACCAATGTTGGAGATGGCGCAACAACTTATAATGCAGAGGTGATAGCACCGGTGGGCTCTAGTGTTATGATCTCACCATCCAAGTTGGTTTTCCAAAAGAAGTACGAGACAAAGATGTATAGTTTGACAATAAAGTATGAAAGCAACGAGAATGGCATGGTGACATATGGTGCGCTTGTTTGGATTGAAGATAATGGAACACACACAGTAAGGAGTCCAATTGTGGTGTCACCAGAGATTACTCTTTAA